The Paenibacillus tianjinensis genome has a window encoding:
- a CDS encoding DUF6803 family protein — MNMTHYMSLLADNQPWNLILFMAIPVIFAETITVTEFIILFTKKLNGPLRAFNRVCSILAGLYFTGVFLYLFPTAFVPLTVNGEWHTWVDVVAVGFYLSGVLFLLPLALLDLGLIARKRSEEGRLKLHFMLISGFLVVAHIAMIFGMVNPEIINGMAGMNH; from the coding sequence ATGAACATGACACATTATATGTCTCTGCTTGCTGACAACCAGCCGTGGAATCTGATTTTATTTATGGCAATTCCCGTTATTTTTGCAGAGACGATAACTGTAACCGAGTTTATTATTTTGTTCACCAAGAAACTAAACGGACCGCTGAGAGCATTCAACCGGGTATGCAGTATCCTGGCCGGTCTTTATTTTACCGGAGTGTTTCTCTACCTGTTCCCGACTGCATTTGTACCGCTCACGGTGAACGGTGAATGGCATACCTGGGTCGATGTTGTCGCGGTGGGCTTTTACTTAAGCGGAGTGCTTTTTCTGCTGCCGCTCGCACTGCTCGACCTTGGCCTGATCGCCCGTAAACGTTCTGAGGAGGGCAGGCTGAAGCTGCATTTTATGTTGATCAGCGGTTTCCTTGTAGTCGCACATATTGCGATGATATTCGGTATGGTCAACCCGGAAATCATTAACGGAATGGCAGGCATGAACCACTAA
- a CDS encoding sugar phosphate isomerase/epimerase family protein: MKQTTIAAQMYTLREFTQTPEGLRDAFQKLKEIGYQAVQISGIGKIDPQLVKQYADEAGLVICATHISWDRLVNDLDALAAEHKLWNCKYIGLGAMPVEYQNSLEGYRTFARLASEIARTLHKEHGLQFIYHNHDFEFERVDGITGIEVLLEESDVKALGFELDLYWVQAGGGSPVDWIHKVQGRMQVVHLKDMEIVGRKQVFAEIGEGNMNYKNIIQACRETGVEWYVVEQDVCRRDPFESLAISLNYLQKLL, translated from the coding sequence ATGAAACAGACAACGATTGCCGCACAAATGTACACCCTGCGTGAATTTACCCAAACCCCGGAGGGTTTAAGGGATGCTTTTCAGAAACTGAAAGAGATCGGCTATCAAGCGGTACAGATCTCAGGCATTGGCAAGATTGATCCGCAGCTGGTCAAGCAGTATGCCGATGAGGCAGGGCTTGTGATTTGTGCGACCCATATATCATGGGACCGGCTGGTGAATGATCTGGACGCACTCGCTGCTGAACATAAGCTGTGGAATTGCAAATACATCGGCCTCGGCGCTATGCCGGTTGAATACCAGAACAGTCTGGAGGGCTACCGCACGTTTGCGCGGCTGGCTTCGGAAATCGCCCGTACCCTGCACAAAGAGCATGGCTTACAATTCATTTATCATAATCATGATTTTGAATTTGAACGTGTAGACGGAATTACAGGCATCGAGGTGCTGCTGGAGGAAAGTGACGTTAAGGCGCTCGGCTTTGAACTGGATTTATACTGGGTTCAGGCCGGCGGGGGAAGTCCGGTAGACTGGATCCATAAGGTACAGGGGAGGATGCAGGTGGTGCATCTGAAGGATATGGAGATTGTCGGCCGAAAACAGGTGTTTGCCGAGATAGGCGAAGGGAATATGAACTATAAAAACATTATTCAAGCCTGCCGTGAGACCGGTGTGGAGTGGTATGTCGTGGAACAGGATGTCTGCCGCCGTGATCCGTTTGAGAGCCTGGCCATCAGTCTGAACTATTTGCAGAAGCTCTTATAG
- a CDS encoding DUF4362 domain-containing protein has product MKMLRVCFLMMMLTLFAAACSKSMSSTEAVKKGYVVYGRMDVLNYELFEGFLDKVNSKDKAEVKFAIYTVEGDPIFHYLEYSNNKDTITYTYDSRQDENGKEEKVSTTCKAIKEVDGVYSLSDCDDAKIGQRFYATQKTE; this is encoded by the coding sequence ATGAAGATGCTTAGAGTCTGTTTTTTAATGATGATGCTAACGCTTTTTGCTGCTGCCTGTTCTAAGTCTATGAGTTCTACTGAAGCTGTCAAAAAAGGTTATGTAGTCTATGGTCGAATGGATGTATTAAATTATGAATTATTCGAAGGATTTCTAGATAAAGTAAATAGTAAGGATAAGGCTGAAGTTAAATTTGCAATTTATACCGTAGAAGGCGACCCCATATTCCATTACCTTGAATATAGTAATAATAAAGATACTATTACGTATACCTACGACAGCAGACAAGACGAAAATGGCAAAGAGGAAAAGGTAAGCACTACTTGTAAAGCCATAAAAGAAGTTGACGGAGTTTACTCTTTATCAGATTGTGACGACGCTAAAATTGGCCAGCGGTTTTATGCAACCCAAAAAACGGAATGA
- a CDS encoding Gfo/Idh/MocA family protein — MTTLGAAIIGCGAIAPLHAKAIAYIEGTQLLAAADINADQAQAFGEQYGCGVAQDYRELLGRTDIDVVHLCTPHYLHAQMAIDFLNAGKHVLTEKPLAIDVPSAQRMLETADHSKGQLGVVYQNRYNEPSIRIRQIIDQRTLGRLLCMKGVVTWSRSEQYYTESGWRGKWATEGGGVLINQTIHTLDLLQWFGGEISSVSGSVSTDVLDGIIEVEDSAHACITFSNQVRGLFYGTNAYSVNSPVELELVFEHGTLLQRRDCLYLWKDGREQLLCEPGTAAAGGKSYWGTGHQRLIHDYYDHIREGREFWLNGREGIKALEIIAGIYSSSGNQRIPASANGLRSN; from the coding sequence TTGACTACACTTGGAGCAGCTATTATCGGCTGCGGAGCCATTGCTCCGCTTCACGCTAAGGCGATAGCCTATATAGAAGGAACACAGCTGCTGGCCGCAGCGGATATCAATGCTGATCAGGCACAAGCCTTCGGAGAGCAGTACGGCTGCGGGGTTGCACAGGACTATCGTGAGCTTCTGGGGAGAACGGATATAGACGTTGTCCATTTGTGTACGCCTCATTACCTCCATGCACAGATGGCCATTGATTTTTTGAACGCCGGCAAACATGTCTTAACCGAAAAACCGCTGGCCATCGATGTACCTTCTGCACAGCGGATGCTGGAAACGGCTGATCATAGCAAAGGACAGCTTGGCGTCGTATATCAGAACCGTTATAATGAGCCTTCCATACGGATCAGGCAGATAATAGATCAAAGGACGCTTGGGCGACTGCTTTGTATGAAGGGCGTAGTTACTTGGAGCCGTAGTGAACAGTACTATACGGAGAGCGGCTGGAGGGGGAAATGGGCCACGGAAGGCGGCGGTGTACTGATTAATCAGACGATTCATACGCTGGATCTGCTGCAATGGTTCGGCGGTGAGATTTCCTCAGTCAGCGGAAGTGTGAGTACAGATGTGCTGGACGGAATTATCGAGGTGGAAGACAGCGCCCATGCCTGCATCACTTTTAGCAACCAGGTACGGGGGCTTTTCTACGGCACTAATGCCTATTCGGTCAATTCACCCGTAGAGCTGGAGCTGGTGTTTGAACATGGAACCCTGCTGCAGCGCCGGGACTGTCTTTATTTATGGAAAGACGGCCGTGAACAGCTATTATGTGAGCCTGGTACTGCAGCTGCCGGAGGCAAATCGTATTGGGGAACAGGACATCAGCGGTTAATCCATGATTACTATGACCATATCCGGGAGGGGAGGGAGTTCTGGCTGAACGGCCGGGAAGGGATCAAAGCACTTGAAATCATCGCAGGCATCTACAGTTCATCAGGAAACCAGAGGATTCCAGCATCCGCCAACGGACTTCGCTCAAATTGA
- a CDS encoding Gfo/Idh/MocA family protein yields the protein MKKVRFGIIGVGNMGWAHAHNLLKEVKGAELTAVCDISPDRLEWAAEHLPEHVRRFSSSEELFESGCIDAVLISTPHYDHPPLAVQAFKHGLHVLIEKPAGVYTKAVQEMNDAAAQSDRTFGIMYNQRTNPLYQKLRELIASGELGEIRRTNWIITNWYRSQSYYNSGGWRATWAGEGGGVLLNQDPHQLDLWQWTTGMMPKRVRAFCHFGKYRNIEVEDDVTAYVEYENGATGLFITTTGEAPGTNRFEITGDNGKIVIEDEKLTFWRLRTPEPEFNAAYTGGFGQPECWKCEIPVDAGSGEQHVGILRNFTNAILTGESLIAPGEEGIHGLTLSNAMYLSAWTDNWVDLPIDADLFYEQLIEKVQNSTFRKESSDSRTLDVKGTH from the coding sequence ATGAAGAAGGTCCGTTTTGGAATTATCGGCGTTGGTAACATGGGCTGGGCCCATGCCCATAACCTGCTGAAAGAGGTGAAAGGAGCCGAATTAACAGCCGTCTGTGATATTAGCCCAGATCGTCTGGAGTGGGCGGCTGAGCATCTGCCTGAGCATGTTCGGCGGTTTAGCAGCAGTGAGGAGCTGTTCGAATCGGGATGTATCGATGCAGTCCTAATCTCTACACCGCATTATGATCATCCGCCGCTGGCAGTTCAGGCATTTAAGCACGGCTTACATGTGCTGATCGAAAAGCCGGCTGGCGTATACACGAAGGCCGTACAGGAAATGAACGATGCTGCCGCACAGAGTGACCGCACCTTCGGCATTATGTACAACCAGCGGACGAACCCGCTCTATCAAAAGCTGAGAGAGCTGATCGCTTCCGGTGAGCTTGGCGAGATCCGCCGTACGAACTGGATTATTACCAACTGGTACCGCTCGCAGAGCTATTACAACTCAGGCGGTTGGCGGGCAACCTGGGCCGGTGAAGGCGGCGGTGTACTGCTGAACCAGGACCCGCATCAGCTGGATCTCTGGCAGTGGACAACCGGGATGATGCCGAAGCGTGTACGGGCCTTTTGCCATTTCGGCAAATACCGCAACATTGAAGTGGAGGATGATGTAACCGCCTATGTCGAGTACGAGAATGGGGCAACCGGGCTGTTTATCACCACGACTGGGGAAGCACCGGGGACGAACCGTTTTGAGATTACCGGAGACAACGGAAAAATCGTCATTGAAGACGAAAAGCTGACCTTCTGGCGGCTGCGAACACCGGAGCCGGAGTTCAATGCTGCCTATACCGGAGGTTTCGGACAACCTGAATGCTGGAAATGTGAAATCCCGGTAGATGCAGGCAGCGGTGAGCAGCATGTTGGCATTTTACGAAACTTTACCAATGCGATTCTTACGGGTGAGTCACTTATAGCACCAGGGGAAGAAGGGATTCACGGTCTCACGCTCTCCAATGCCATGTATCTGTCGGCCTGGACGGACAACTGGGTGGATCTGCCGATCGATGCGGACTTGTTCTATGAGCAGCTAATAGAAAAGGTACAAAACTCCACCTTTCGCAAAGAATCTTCCGACTCCCGGACGCTGGATGTAAAAGGAACACATTAG
- a CDS encoding glycoside hydrolase family 64 protein, producing the protein MRKKWLMPLLALLLLISCILLSGSKAAAADFTQGVSLSGTTATLWFKSTVSTTWVDAHYKINSGTQLNYRMTYNSSTARYEQVVTGVASGTLISYFYTYNNGNPAYDTGWYTYTANGTTPTTPPGSNGSIYSIAASSIPTAPNGSLSLKVMNGTGGAYSDSQVYWGVLGINPANGKWSYLDLNGNLVPISNALNDASGHLTKNGVNYANIYHTVSQASWVNMPKITSGRMFLSVGTPLYIKTYDIGFAGPDINNASDPNRNIYFDFVEFTVDATGYHGNTTRVDAFGFPIQHRLVSLSGSYDQTVGELESETRAGIFTKYQNEVPAAFKSLATDQAPYRIIAPIHGSFAAGGVNANYFAGYSSYNTQDILRCDGALTDAATAAAINRHVYTTNNWNNVAYYYNAAPANYYAKFWHDHSISGLAYGFPYDDVNGQAAYLEVGDPKGLIIRVAW; encoded by the coding sequence ATGAGAAAAAAATGGCTAATGCCCCTACTCGCGCTTTTGCTGCTGATCTCCTGCATCCTCCTGTCCGGTTCCAAAGCTGCAGCCGCTGACTTCACACAAGGCGTGAGTCTATCGGGTACCACAGCAACCCTCTGGTTCAAATCAACCGTCAGCACCACCTGGGTAGATGCGCATTACAAGATCAACAGCGGGACACAGCTGAATTACCGTATGACCTATAACAGCAGTACTGCCCGCTATGAGCAAGTGGTGACTGGTGTTGCCAGCGGTACATTGATCAGCTATTTTTATACCTATAACAACGGAAATCCTGCATATGATACAGGCTGGTATACTTACACTGCCAACGGCACTACACCTACAACACCGCCGGGCTCTAACGGTTCGATCTATTCGATTGCGGCATCCTCCATTCCGACTGCACCAAACGGTTCTTTGTCGCTTAAGGTGATGAACGGCACTGGTGGCGCTTATTCCGACAGCCAAGTCTACTGGGGCGTTCTCGGCATTAACCCGGCCAACGGCAAATGGAGTTATTTGGATCTGAACGGTAATCTCGTGCCGATCTCGAATGCACTCAATGACGCCTCCGGGCATTTAACCAAAAACGGTGTTAATTATGCTAATATTTATCACACTGTCAGTCAGGCTTCTTGGGTGAATATGCCTAAGATCACTTCCGGACGAATGTTCCTCAGTGTCGGCACGCCTTTGTACATCAAGACCTATGATATAGGCTTCGCCGGTCCGGATATTAACAATGCATCTGATCCGAACCGTAATATCTATTTTGATTTTGTGGAATTTACTGTAGATGCAACCGGCTACCATGGGAATACAACCCGTGTAGATGCTTTTGGCTTCCCGATCCAGCACCGTCTGGTAAGTCTATCCGGCTCCTATGATCAGACCGTGGGTGAACTCGAATCGGAGACCCGTGCGGGAATCTTCACGAAATATCAGAACGAAGTGCCGGCCGCTTTCAAATCACTGGCTACGGACCAAGCTCCGTACCGGATTATTGCACCGATCCACGGTTCCTTTGCAGCAGGTGGGGTCAATGCCAATTATTTTGCCGGATATTCCAGCTATAACACCCAGGACATACTGCGTTGTGACGGTGCGCTCACCGATGCTGCTACAGCTGCTGCGATCAACCGCCATGTCTACACCACCAACAACTGGAATAATGTAGCGTATTACTATAATGCAGCACCTGCCAACTACTATGCGAAATTCTGGCATGATCACAGTATCAGCGGCCTGGCTTACGGCTTCCCGTATGATGATGTCAATGGTCAGGCAGCTTATCTGGAAGTAGGCGACCCTAAGGGTCTGATCATCCGTGTTGCCTGGTAA
- the msrA gene encoding peptide-methionine (S)-S-oxide reductase MsrA codes for MEQAMFAGGCFWCMVTPFEELPGIHGIVSGYAGGTVENPTYEQVKTGTTGHYEVVQITFDPEVFPYEKLLELFWPQIDPTDDGGQFQDRGSQYRTAVFYYNENQRLAALASKEQVASSGRFEGPVVTEILPAPVFYRAEEYHQDYHKKNPKHYKEDREQSGRDTFISKHW; via the coding sequence ATGGAACAGGCGATGTTTGCTGGAGGCTGCTTCTGGTGCATGGTCACTCCGTTTGAGGAGCTGCCGGGTATACACGGGATTGTGTCCGGCTATGCAGGAGGTACCGTTGAGAATCCGACCTATGAACAGGTCAAGACTGGGACAACCGGACACTACGAAGTGGTACAGATCACATTTGATCCGGAAGTATTTCCATATGAGAAGCTGCTGGAGCTGTTCTGGCCACAGATTGATCCGACGGATGACGGAGGACAATTTCAGGACCGGGGAAGCCAGTACCGCACAGCGGTGTTTTATTATAATGAAAATCAGCGTTTAGCGGCCTTAGCCTCCAAAGAGCAGGTAGCGTCCAGCGGCAGATTCGAAGGTCCGGTCGTGACAGAAATTCTGCCTGCGCCTGTCTTTTACCGGGCTGAAGAATATCATCAGGATTACCATAAAAAGAATCCGAAACATTACAAAGAGGACCGTGAACAGTCCGGCCGCGATACGTTTATTTCGAAGCACTGGTAA
- a CDS encoding Gfo/Idh/MocA family protein encodes MNRKNGMMYAPTYEARPVVGPGEFTFAAIALDHGHIYGMCNGLVEAGAVLKWVYDPDEAKIKAFTAVYPGVRAARSAEEILEDPEVLLVAAAAIPSERAGLGLRVMAHGKDYFTDKTPFTSLAQLADVRIQAAETKRKYMTYFSERLHVESAVYAGHMVEQGAIGRVIQVIGMGPHRLNAASRPEWFFKRENYGGILCDIGSHQIEQFLFYAGCRDAKVLHSKVANYNNAAYPELEDFGDATLVGDNGATQYFRVDWFTPKGLGTWGDGRTIIMGTEGYIELRKYSDIARSDAGDNVYWVDGQGEHYEHVAGKVGYPFFGELILDCLQRSELAMTQEHVFKAAELCLIAQAQAINLTPGTLK; translated from the coding sequence ATGAACCGGAAAAATGGGATGATGTACGCACCTACATATGAAGCGCGTCCGGTGGTAGGGCCGGGAGAATTCACTTTTGCAGCGATTGCGCTGGATCACGGCCATATCTACGGGATGTGTAACGGGCTTGTGGAAGCCGGTGCAGTGCTGAAATGGGTCTACGATCCAGATGAAGCTAAGATCAAAGCCTTCACCGCCGTCTATCCGGGAGTCAGAGCCGCACGCAGTGCTGAAGAAATTCTTGAGGACCCTGAGGTCCTGCTGGTTGCAGCAGCGGCCATTCCCTCGGAACGGGCAGGTCTGGGACTTAGAGTCATGGCGCACGGGAAGGATTATTTTACGGACAAAACACCATTCACCTCACTTGCCCAGCTGGCAGATGTACGGATTCAGGCCGCAGAGACCAAGCGCAAATACATGACTTATTTCAGCGAACGGCTGCATGTAGAAAGCGCTGTTTACGCCGGACATATGGTGGAGCAGGGGGCGATCGGCCGTGTCATTCAAGTGATCGGCATGGGCCCGCACCGCCTGAATGCGGCAAGTCGGCCGGAGTGGTTCTTCAAGCGTGAGAACTACGGAGGTATTCTATGCGACATCGGCAGCCACCAGATCGAGCAGTTTCTCTTTTATGCGGGCTGCCGCGATGCTAAGGTGCTGCATAGTAAAGTTGCTAATTACAATAATGCTGCTTATCCTGAGCTTGAAGATTTCGGCGATGCTACACTTGTCGGGGACAATGGGGCTACGCAGTATTTTCGCGTGGACTGGTTTACGCCGAAGGGACTCGGAACATGGGGGGACGGCCGGACGATTATTATGGGGACCGAAGGGTACATCGAGCTGCGCAAATACAGTGATATTGCCCGTTCTGATGCCGGTGACAATGTCTACTGGGTCGACGGACAGGGCGAGCATTATGAGCATGTTGCAGGCAAAGTGGGCTATCCTTTCTTCGGAGAATTGATCTTGGATTGTCTACAGCGCAGCGAGCTGGCAATGACCCAGGAGCATGTCTTCAAAGCAGCAGAGCTGTGTCTGATAGCCCAAGCTCAAGCCATTAATCTTACACCGGGTACACTTAAATAG
- a CDS encoding helix-turn-helix domain-containing protein, whose amino-acid sequence MNHPGNLTGRLLQNLTVRVTHAQLSSKYPGWDRNKETPSFNRLYFIDSGEGKVIINGETHYPHAGHLMIMPAGTTQTTMTEPNNPYIRYYCHFDAQIGEWPLFHSAGKLYISEVADPDAVRGIFTELIDLFEDDSFLSTLRRQASLLQLLALCLEGGGYANFLDELAHTGDQGKLSSVLGYIDERLNVPLEVEELAELVHLHPNYFIPYFKKFMGMPPMQYVQLKRIELAKRLLSGSKFSIGGIAEQVGMELAHFSKVFKKTTGVSPSAYRSSTR is encoded by the coding sequence ATGAATCATCCCGGTAATTTGACCGGACGGCTGCTTCAGAATCTGACGGTTAGAGTTACCCATGCCCAGCTGAGCAGCAAATATCCCGGCTGGGACCGGAACAAGGAGACGCCCTCCTTCAACCGGCTGTATTTCATCGACAGCGGAGAAGGCAAGGTAATCATTAATGGAGAAACTCATTATCCGCACGCCGGACATTTGATGATTATGCCGGCGGGGACAACCCAAACGACTATGACTGAACCTAACAATCCTTATATCCGCTATTATTGTCATTTCGATGCGCAGATCGGGGAATGGCCTTTGTTTCATAGTGCAGGCAAGCTTTATATCAGCGAAGTTGCTGATCCGGATGCTGTGCGGGGTATTTTTACGGAGCTGATCGATTTGTTTGAGGATGACAGCTTTCTATCCACCTTACGAAGACAGGCGAGTCTGCTCCAATTGCTTGCCCTCTGCCTGGAGGGCGGGGGGTATGCCAATTTCCTCGATGAACTGGCGCATACAGGTGACCAGGGCAAACTCTCAAGCGTCCTGGGTTATATTGATGAACGCCTGAATGTACCTTTGGAGGTAGAGGAATTGGCCGAGCTTGTACATCTTCACCCGAATTATTTCATTCCTTATTTCAAGAAATTCATGGGAATGCCCCCGATGCAATATGTGCAGCTCAAGCGGATAGAGCTGGCCAAACGGCTGCTATCTGGCTCCAAGTTCAGCATCGGCGGCATCGCGGAGCAGGTAGGCATGGAATTGGCCCACTTCTCCAAGGTATTCAAGAAAACCACTGGTGTCTCTCCTTCCGCTTACCGCAGCAGTACCAGATAA
- a CDS encoding MaoC family dehydratase yields the protein MRFHEFHNGQVFRTKSLSITKENITSFAAEFDPQYMHLDEEKAKQGRFNGIIASGIQTLAVTFKLWVETGSYGNDVIAGTAMNNIRFIKPVFPGDELHTIVEVIDVIEKKNENGIVTVRLSTYNQSDEKVFEGELSVLVRK from the coding sequence ATGCGGTTTCATGAATTTCATAACGGACAAGTCTTTAGAACGAAGTCTTTATCCATAACGAAAGAGAATATCACGAGCTTCGCTGCCGAGTTTGACCCGCAGTATATGCATTTGGATGAAGAGAAAGCCAAGCAGGGCAGATTTAACGGCATCATCGCCTCCGGAATTCAGACACTTGCTGTTACTTTTAAGCTTTGGGTGGAAACGGGCAGCTATGGTAACGATGTTATTGCCGGAACTGCGATGAATAACATTAGATTTATTAAACCGGTGTTCCCTGGAGACGAATTACATACGATAGTAGAAGTCATAGATGTAATAGAGAAGAAGAATGAGAACGGGATCGTTACAGTGCGGCTCTCGACCTATAATCAATCCGATGAAAAGGTGTTTGAAGGTGAATTATCCGTACTGGTAAGAAAATAA
- a CDS encoding HAD family hydrolase: MNGRLKSILFDLDGTLTDPKEGITRCVEYALNKFDITVDHLDLLLPYIGPPLFDSFVQIQGLPEEQAAQAVIYYRERYSTIGMFENSVIPGIPQLLEALQGMGYTLYVATSKPTVFAEEILRHYGLDGYFKHVAGSNLDGTRSKKREVIQFVLDQNAIPPEEALMIGDREHDIIGAKSCGVASVGVLFGYGSEEELSSSGADYIASTVEEIQEIIARIPYKI, encoded by the coding sequence ATGAACGGAAGGCTGAAGAGTATTTTATTTGATTTGGACGGTACCTTAACCGACCCTAAAGAGGGAATTACCAGATGTGTCGAATATGCACTGAACAAGTTCGATATTACGGTGGATCATCTGGATCTGCTGCTCCCGTATATCGGGCCGCCGCTGTTTGATTCGTTTGTGCAAATTCAGGGATTGCCGGAGGAACAGGCCGCTCAGGCGGTTATTTATTACCGTGAACGCTATAGCACAATTGGGATGTTCGAAAACAGCGTCATTCCTGGAATTCCACAGCTGCTGGAAGCCCTGCAGGGAATGGGATACACGTTATACGTTGCAACTTCGAAACCAACTGTTTTCGCCGAAGAAATTCTCCGGCATTACGGGCTGGACGGATATTTTAAGCATGTCGCAGGCAGCAATCTCGATGGTACACGCTCCAAGAAGCGTGAGGTGATCCAGTTCGTGCTTGACCAGAATGCCATCCCTCCGGAAGAGGCTCTGATGATCGGGGACCGGGAGCATGATATTATCGGAGCAAAAAGCTGTGGTGTAGCCTCTGTTGGTGTGTTGTTCGGCTATGGTTCGGAGGAGGAATTGTCCAGTAGCGGAGCGGATTACATTGCTTCCACCGTAGAGGAGATTCAGGAGATTATTGCACGCATTCCATATAAAATATAA